Proteins encoded in a region of the Eschrichtius robustus isolate mEscRob2 chromosome 16, mEscRob2.pri, whole genome shotgun sequence genome:
- the SLX1A gene encoding structure-specific endonuclease subunit SLX1 isoform X4, which yields MVLIVHGFPSAVAALRFEWAWQHPQASRRLAHVGPRLRGEAAFAFHLRVLAHMLSAPPWARLPLTLRWLRADFRQDLCPPPPPHVPLAFGPPPPRASAPRRRAADTESELEHDAETRCTLCARVLQDEEDPLCCPHPGCSLRAHVICLAEEFLQEEPGQLLPLEGQCPGTQVLAWRKLVILTLSPTNRTSGSCKNSLLWGDLIWLCRMGTEEEEEDSELEEEHWTDMLEI from the exons ATGGTGCTCATCGTACACGGCTTCCCCTCCGCAGTGGCCGCCCTTCGG TTCGAGTGGGCCTGGCAGCACCCGCAGGCCTCGCGCCGCTTGGCGCACGTGGGTCCGCGCCTGCGCGGTGAGGCCGCCTTCGCCTTCCACCTGCGCGTGCTGGCGCACATGCTGAGCGCGCCGCCCTGGGCGCGCCTCCCGCTCACCTTGCGCTGGCTGCGCGCCGACTTCCGCCAGGATCtctgcccgccgccgccgcctcacgTGCCGCTGGCCTTCGGGCCTCCACCGCCCCGGGCCTCGGCCCCGAGGCGCCGCGCGGCTGACACCGAGTCCGAGCTGGAGCACGACGCTGAGACCCGCTGCACCCTGTGCGCGCGCGTGCTCCAG GATGAAGAAGACCCCCTGTGTTGCCCCCACCCTGGCTGCTCCCTGAGGGCCCATGTGATCTGCCTGGCAGAGGAGTTCCTGCAGGAGGAGCCAGGGCAGCTTCTGCCCCTAGAGGGCCAATGCCCTGG CACCCAGGTCCTGGCCTGGAGGAAGCTTGTGATCCTGACTCTATCTCCTACCAACCGCACCTCTGGTAGCTGTAAGAACTCACTGCTGTGGGGAGACCTGATCTGGCTGTGCCGGATGGGCaccgaggaggaagaggaggactcGGAATTAGAAGAG GAACACTGGACCGACATGCTGGAGATCTGA
- the SLX1A gene encoding structure-specific endonuclease subunit SLX1 isoform X3 — translation MARGFGLTRGGARGSQAPPLILFPREMVLIVHGFPSAVAALRFEWAWQHPQASRRLAHVGPRLRGEAAFAFHLRVLAHMLSAPPWARLPLTLRWLRADFRQDLCPPPPPHVPLAFGPPPPRASAPRRRAADTESELEHDAETRCTLCARVLQDEEDPLCCPHPGCSLRAHVICLAEEFLQEEPGQLLPLEGQCPGTQVLAWRKLVILTLSPTNRTSGSCKNSLLWGDLIWLCRMGTEEEEEDSELEEEHWTDMLEI, via the exons ATGGCGAGGGGATTCGGTTTGACACGGGGAGGGGCGAGGGGCTCACAGGCCCCGCCCCTCATTCTCTTCCCCAGGGAGATGGTGCTCATCGTACACGGCTTCCCCTCCGCAGTGGCCGCCCTTCGG TTCGAGTGGGCCTGGCAGCACCCGCAGGCCTCGCGCCGCTTGGCGCACGTGGGTCCGCGCCTGCGCGGTGAGGCCGCCTTCGCCTTCCACCTGCGCGTGCTGGCGCACATGCTGAGCGCGCCGCCCTGGGCGCGCCTCCCGCTCACCTTGCGCTGGCTGCGCGCCGACTTCCGCCAGGATCtctgcccgccgccgccgcctcacgTGCCGCTGGCCTTCGGGCCTCCACCGCCCCGGGCCTCGGCCCCGAGGCGCCGCGCGGCTGACACCGAGTCCGAGCTGGAGCACGACGCTGAGACCCGCTGCACCCTGTGCGCGCGCGTGCTCCAG GATGAAGAAGACCCCCTGTGTTGCCCCCACCCTGGCTGCTCCCTGAGGGCCCATGTGATCTGCCTGGCAGAGGAGTTCCTGCAGGAGGAGCCAGGGCAGCTTCTGCCCCTAGAGGGCCAATGCCCTGG CACCCAGGTCCTGGCCTGGAGGAAGCTTGTGATCCTGACTCTATCTCCTACCAACCGCACCTCTGGTAGCTGTAAGAACTCACTGCTGTGGGGAGACCTGATCTGGCTGTGCCGGATGGGCaccgaggaggaagaggaggactcGGAATTAGAAGAG GAACACTGGACCGACATGCTGGAGATCTGA
- the SLX1A gene encoding structure-specific endonuclease subunit SLX1 isoform X2 → MGPTGGAARPGRFFGVYLLYCLNPRHRGRVYVGFTVNPARRVQQHNGGRKKGGAWRTSGRGPWEMVLIVHGFPSAVAALRFEWAWQHPQASRRLAHVGPRLRGEAAFAFHLRVLAHMLSAPPWARLPLTLRWLRADFRQDLCPPPPPHVPLAFGPPPPRASAPRRRAADTESELEHDAETRCTLCARVLQDEEDPLCCPHPGCSLRAHVICLAEEFLQEEPGQLLPLEGQCPGCKNSLLWGDLIWLCRMGTEEEEEDSELEEEHWTDMLEI, encoded by the exons ATGGGCCCCACAGGGGGCGCGGCGAGGCCCGGGCGCTTCTTCGGCGTCTACCTGCTCTACTGCCTGAACCCTCGGCACCGGGGCCGCGTCTACGTGGGGTTCACGGTCAACCCTGCTCGTCGGGTGCAGCAGCACAACGGGGGCCGCAAAAAAGGCGGGGCCTGGCGGACCAGTGGACGCGGGCCCTG GGAGATGGTGCTCATCGTACACGGCTTCCCCTCCGCAGTGGCCGCCCTTCGG TTCGAGTGGGCCTGGCAGCACCCGCAGGCCTCGCGCCGCTTGGCGCACGTGGGTCCGCGCCTGCGCGGTGAGGCCGCCTTCGCCTTCCACCTGCGCGTGCTGGCGCACATGCTGAGCGCGCCGCCCTGGGCGCGCCTCCCGCTCACCTTGCGCTGGCTGCGCGCCGACTTCCGCCAGGATCtctgcccgccgccgccgcctcacgTGCCGCTGGCCTTCGGGCCTCCACCGCCCCGGGCCTCGGCCCCGAGGCGCCGCGCGGCTGACACCGAGTCCGAGCTGGAGCACGACGCTGAGACCCGCTGCACCCTGTGCGCGCGCGTGCTCCAG GATGAAGAAGACCCCCTGTGTTGCCCCCACCCTGGCTGCTCCCTGAGGGCCCATGTGATCTGCCTGGCAGAGGAGTTCCTGCAGGAGGAGCCAGGGCAGCTTCTGCCCCTAGAGGGCCAATGCCCTGG CTGTAAGAACTCACTGCTGTGGGGAGACCTGATCTGGCTGTGCCGGATGGGCaccgaggaggaagaggaggactcGGAATTAGAAGAG GAACACTGGACCGACATGCTGGAGATCTGA
- the SLX1A gene encoding structure-specific endonuclease subunit SLX1 isoform X1 yields MGPTGGAARPGRFFGVYLLYCLNPRHRGRVYVGFTVNPARRVQQHNGGRKKGGAWRTSGRGPWEMVLIVHGFPSAVAALRFEWAWQHPQASRRLAHVGPRLRGEAAFAFHLRVLAHMLSAPPWARLPLTLRWLRADFRQDLCPPPPPHVPLAFGPPPPRASAPRRRAADTESELEHDAETRCTLCARVLQDEEDPLCCPHPGCSLRAHVICLAEEFLQEEPGQLLPLEGQCPGTQVLAWRKLVILTLSPTNRTSGSCKNSLLWGDLIWLCRMGTEEEEEDSELEEEHWTDMLEI; encoded by the exons ATGGGCCCCACAGGGGGCGCGGCGAGGCCCGGGCGCTTCTTCGGCGTCTACCTGCTCTACTGCCTGAACCCTCGGCACCGGGGCCGCGTCTACGTGGGGTTCACGGTCAACCCTGCTCGTCGGGTGCAGCAGCACAACGGGGGCCGCAAAAAAGGCGGGGCCTGGCGGACCAGTGGACGCGGGCCCTG GGAGATGGTGCTCATCGTACACGGCTTCCCCTCCGCAGTGGCCGCCCTTCGG TTCGAGTGGGCCTGGCAGCACCCGCAGGCCTCGCGCCGCTTGGCGCACGTGGGTCCGCGCCTGCGCGGTGAGGCCGCCTTCGCCTTCCACCTGCGCGTGCTGGCGCACATGCTGAGCGCGCCGCCCTGGGCGCGCCTCCCGCTCACCTTGCGCTGGCTGCGCGCCGACTTCCGCCAGGATCtctgcccgccgccgccgcctcacgTGCCGCTGGCCTTCGGGCCTCCACCGCCCCGGGCCTCGGCCCCGAGGCGCCGCGCGGCTGACACCGAGTCCGAGCTGGAGCACGACGCTGAGACCCGCTGCACCCTGTGCGCGCGCGTGCTCCAG GATGAAGAAGACCCCCTGTGTTGCCCCCACCCTGGCTGCTCCCTGAGGGCCCATGTGATCTGCCTGGCAGAGGAGTTCCTGCAGGAGGAGCCAGGGCAGCTTCTGCCCCTAGAGGGCCAATGCCCTGG CACCCAGGTCCTGGCCTGGAGGAAGCTTGTGATCCTGACTCTATCTCCTACCAACCGCACCTCTGGTAGCTGTAAGAACTCACTGCTGTGGGGAGACCTGATCTGGCTGTGCCGGATGGGCaccgaggaggaagaggaggactcGGAATTAGAAGAG GAACACTGGACCGACATGCTGGAGATCTGA
- the BOLA2B gene encoding bolA-like protein 2 isoform X1, producing MELSAEYLREKLQRDLEAEHVEVEDTTPNRCASSFRVLVVSAKFEGKPLLQRHRLVNTCLAQELLHIHAFEQKTLTPEQWTREQQK from the exons ATGGAACTCAGCGCGGAGTACCTCCGGGAGAAGCTGCAGCGGGACCTGGAGGCGGAACACGTG GAAGTGGAGGACACGACTCCCAACCGTTGCGCGTCCAGCTTCCGAGTCCTCGTGGTGTCGGCCAAGTTCGAGGGGAAGCCGCTGCTTCAGAGACACCG GCTTGTGAACACTTGCCTAGCACAAGAGCTCCTGCACATCCATGCCTTTGAGCAGAAAACCCTGACTCCAGAGCAGTGGACCCGTGAGCAGCAGAAATAA
- the BOLA2B gene encoding bolA-like protein 2 isoform X2, translating into MELSAEYLREKLQRDLEAEHVLPSPRGVGQVRGEAAASETPACEHLPSTRAPAHPCL; encoded by the exons ATGGAACTCAGCGCGGAGTACCTCCGGGAGAAGCTGCAGCGGGACCTGGAGGCGGAACACGTG CTTCCGAGTCCTCGTGGTGTCGGCCAAGTTCGAGGGGAAGCCGCTGCTTCAGAGACACCG GCTTGTGAACACTTGCCTAGCACAAGAGCTCCTGCACATCCATGCCTTTGA
- the CORO1A gene encoding coronin-1A has translation MSRQVVRSSKFRHVFGQPAKADQCYEDVRVSQNTWDSGFCSVNPKFVALICEASGGGAFLVLPLGKTGRVDKNAPTVCGHTAPVLDIAWCPHNDNVIASGSEDCTVMVWEIPDGGLMLPLREPVVTLEGHTKRVGIVAWHPTAQNVLLSAGCDNVILVWDVGTGAAVLTLGSDVHPDTIYSVDWSRDGALICTSCRDKRFRIIEPRKGTIVAEKDRPHEGTRPVRAVFVSDGKILTTGFSRMSERQVALWDTKHLEEPLSLQELDTSSGVLLPFFDPDTNIVYLCGKGDSSIRYFEITSEAPFLHYLSMFSSKESQRGMGYMPKRGLEVNKCEIARFYKLHERRCEPIAMTVPRKSDLFQEDLYPPTAGPDAALTAEEWLGGRDAGPLLISLKDGYVPSKSRELRINRGLDTGRKRMAPEASGAPSSDAVSRLEEEMRKLQATVQELQKRLDRLEETVQAK, from the exons ATGAGCCGGCAGGTGGTCCGTTCCAGCAAGTTCCGCCACGTGTTTGGACAGCCGGCCAAGGCTGACCAGTGCTATGAGGACGTGCGCGTCTCACAGAACACCTGGGACAGTGGCTTCTGCTCTGTCAACCCCAAGTTCGTGGCCCTGATCTGTGAGGCCAGCGGGGGAGGGGCCTTCCTGGTGCTGCCCCTGGGCAAG ACTGGACGTGTGGACAAGAACGCACCTACGGTCTGTGGCCACACGGCCCCGGTGCTGGACATAGCCTGGTGCCCGCACAATGATAATGTCATTGCCAGTGGCTCCGAGGACTGCACAGTCATG GTGTGGGAGATCCCTGATGGGGGCCTGATGCTGCCCCTGCGGGAGCCTGTCGTCACCCTGGAGGGCCACACCAAGCGCGTGGGCATTGTGGCCTGGCACCCCACGGCCCAGAACGTGCTGCTCAGTGCAG GTTGCGACAACGTGATCCTGGTGTGGGACGTGGGCACGGGGGCGGCGGTGCTGACGCTGGGCTCGGATGTGCACCCGGACACAATCTACAGCGTGGACTGGAGCCGAGATGGCGCCCTCATCTGTACCTCCTGCCGCGACAAGCGATTCCGCATCATTGAGCCCCGCAAAGGCACCATTGTAGCT gAGAAGGACCGTCCCCACGAGGGGACCCGGCCTGTGCGCGCCGTGTTTGTGTCAGATGGAAAGATCCTGACCACAGGTTTCAGCCGCATGAGTGAGCGGCAGGTGGCGCTGTGGGACACG AAGCACCTGGAGGAGCCGCTGTCCCTGCAGGAACTGGACACGAGCAGCGGTGTCCTGCTGCCCTTCTTTGACCCCGACACCAACATTGTCTACCTCTGTGGCAAG GGTGACAGCTCTATCCGGTACTTCGAGATCACTTCCGAGGCCCCATTCCTGCACTATCTCTCCATGTTCAGTTCCAAGGAGTCCCAGCGTGGCATGGGCTACATGCCCAAACGTGGTCTGGAGGTGAACAAGTGTGAGATTGCCAG ATTCTACAAGCTGCATGAGCGGAGGTGTGAGCCCATCGCCATGACGGTGCCTAGAAAG TCGGACCTGTTCCAGGAGGACCTGTACCCGCCCACTGCAGGGCCTGACGCTGCCCTCACAGCTGAGGAGTGGCTAGGGGGTCGGGATGCCGGGCCCCTCCTCATTTCCCTCAAGGATGGCTACGTGCCCTCAAAGAGCCGGGAGCTGAGGATCAACCGGGGCCTGGACACTGGGCGCAAGAGGATGGCACCTGAGGCCAGTGGTGCTCCCAGTTCG GATGCCGTATCCCGGTTGGAGGAAGAGATGAGGAAGCTCCAGGCCACGGTGCAGGAGCTACAGAAGCGCCTGGATAGGCTGGAGGAGACAGTCCAGGCCAAGTAG